The following coding sequences lie in one Crassostrea angulata isolate pt1a10 chromosome 10, ASM2561291v2, whole genome shotgun sequence genomic window:
- the LOC128165099 gene encoding uncharacterized protein LOC128165099, which produces MGNLNYAFCRRKQVRVFLFGLDAAGKTTILYHCVLGKVVTTIPSIGFNVETCKVNDSEVTVWDVSFRDKMRPLLRHYYPNTKGIVYAVDSTDRDRMTEAKEFLHDILSEDELNGVPVAIALNKRDLKNCMTKEEMEERLDVSEIQKNRPCRVFLTTVYPTEEIQTELMNLFEWISEEPTDESQESSKKQKEDPFSSYFWTPLMKMKSMMFE; this is translated from the coding sequence atgggaAACCTAAATTACGCATTTTGTCGCCGAAAGCAAGTACGGGTGTTTTTGTTTGGTTTGGACGCCGCGGGGAAAACAACCATTCTTTATCACTGTGTTCTTGGGAAAGTTGTTACTACAATACCATCGATTGGGTTTAACGTTGAAACTTGTAAGGTCAACGATTCAGAAGTGACGGTTTGGGACgtaagttttcgagacaaaatGAGACCCCTATTGAGACACTACTACCCAAACACCAAGGGAATTGTATATGCCGTTGACAGTACCGATAGGGACAGAATGACAGAGGCTAAAGAGTTTCTTCATGACATTTTGAGTGAAGACGAACTGAATGGTGTACCAGTCGCCATAGCTCTCAATAAAAGAGATCTGAAAAACTGTATGACGAAAGAGGAAATGGAGGAGAGGTTGGATGTGAGTGAAATCCAGAAAAATAGACCCTGTCGAGTATTTCTGACCACGGTTTACCCGACAGAGGAGATTCAGACGGAACTTATGAACCTGTTCGAATGGATTAGTGAAGAGCCGACAGACGAAAGTCAAGAATCTTCGAAGAAACAAAAAGAGGATCCGTTCTCTTCCTACTTTTGGACAcctttgatgaaaatgaaaagcaTGATGTTTGAATGA